Within Bacteroidota bacterium, the genomic segment AAATTACGATTAGGTTGGGGTATAACAGGTCAGCAGGATATTCAGGGTAATGATTATCCATATATCGCCAACTATGCAGAAGGTACTTCTACAGCACAATATCAGTTTGGCGATTTGTTTTATTATGTATTGCGTCCTGATGGATATGATCCAAATATTAAGTGGGAAGAAACAACCACTATCAATGTGGGTTTAGACTTTGGATTTAATAATAATCGCATCAATGGTTCATTGGAATTTTATAAAAAAACTACTGATGATTTATTATCCGTAATTCCGATTCCTGCAGGCACAAATTTTACCAATCAATTATTAACCAATGTAGGTAGTATGGAAAACACAGGTATGGAAATTACATTGGGTTATATTTTTATGGATAATGAAAATACTTATCTTGAATTTGGTTTCAATGGTACTTACAACAAAAATGAAATAACAAATCTTACTACAGTTCCTGATCCAACAAGTGAAGGTATTTTGGTAGGAGGTATTTCTGGTGGTGTCGGAAGTACAATTCAAATTCATTCCGTGGGATTTCCTACTTATACCTTTTATACTTATCAGCAACAGTATGAAGCAGGAAAACCTGTGGAAGGCAGTTATGTAGATCAGAATAATGATGGTAAAATAAATGCAGATGACCTTGTGCGTTTTGATGGTAATCCTGCTCCTGATTTCTACTTAGGATTTTATGGTAATTACAACTATAAAAAATGGAGCGCAGGTTTCAGTTTAAGAGGTGAGTTTGGAGGCTATGTGTATAATAATATCAATTCAAATCTCGGTAACTTTTTCAATGTAGGTTCTTCAAAAGGATATCTCAATAATGTGGTTGATAATTATAATGAAACTGAATTTAAAAATCCACAATTATTTTCTGACTACTATGTAGAGAAAGCAAGCTTTGTTCGATTGGATAATGTGAATGTGGGTTATGACTTCGGTCAAATTATAAATGGCAATGTAGGTTTCAGAGCAACTGCAGTTGTACAAAATGTTTTTGTTGCAAGTTCTTACAGCGGTCTTGATCCGGAAATTGCTTCGGGTATAGATAATAATTTTTATCCAAGACCAAGAACGTATTCAGTTAACTTAAGCTTTAACTTCTAAATTATTTAAGAATGAAAAATAAATTATTTTATATAATCGCTTTTGTAAGCATCGTAAGTTTTTCACTTACTGCATGTTTCAATAAGCTTGATCTTTCGCCGGAATACGGTTTAAATACCACAGCGGTTTATGAAGACCCGGATTTGTATATTCATGTGCTTGCAAAATTATATGCAGGTCTTGCAGTATCAGGAAATCAAGGTCCTGCGGGCGATCCGGATATCATCGGAATTGATGAAGGATTTTCTGCTTACATACGTGTATTATGGAACTTACAGGAACTGCCAACAGATGAGGTAATTTGCGCATGGAATGACGTCGGTATTCCTGAATTAAATACTTCTACATGGAATTCTTCAAGTTCATTTGTGCAAGCGATGTACTACAGAATTTTTTATCAGATTCCATTGTGTAATGAATTTATTCGTGAAGCTTCTGATGCGAATATGAGCGATAGAGGATTTACAGATGCACAACAATCAACTATTCGTACCTATCGTGCAGAAGCTAGATTTCTGCGTGCATTAAGTTATTATCATGCAATGGATTTATTTGCAAATGTTCCCTTCGTAACTGAAGAAGATGCAGTGGGTGCTTTCTTTCCTCCGCAAATTAAAAGAGTAGATTTATTTGATTATATCGAATCGGAATTGTTAGCAATTGAATCTTCTATGGTGAATGCAAATGCAAATGAATATGGCCGTGCTGATAAAGCAGCCGTTTGGACTTTGCTTGCAAAAATATATTTGAATTCTGAAGTGTATAATGGGACAGATCGTTATGCAGATTGTGCAATCTATTGCCAAAAAGTAATTGATGCAGGTTATTCTTTAGAGCCGGAATACAAACATTTATTTTATGCAGATAATCATATGAGCAATGAAGTGATTTTTCCGGTTACGTTTGATGGATTAAATACACAAACCTATGGAGGTACTTCTTTCCTTGTGCATGCATCCATTGGAGGATCAATGCCTGTTTCAGAGTTTGGTGTTAACAGCGGATGGGGGGGAAACAGAGCTACATCAGCTTTTGTAAATCAGTTTCCCGATATTGATGATACACGCAATATGTTTTATACCGATGGACAGACTTTAGAAATTGAAGATGTTGCTCAATTTACACAAGGATTTGCAGTGGCAAAATGGAGAAATATTACACAAGGTGGTGAAGCCGGTTCCGATCCTGTTGGTGATTTTGTTGATATTGATTTTCCCATGTTCCGATTGGCAGATGTGTATTTAATGTATGCTGAAGCTGCCGTGCGTGGTGGTGCTGATATGGGCTTGGGAATAACCTATTTCAATAATGTGCGTGAACGTGCTTATGGTGATGCTTCACATAATGTAGTTTCAATTGATTTAGATAAAATAATTAATGAACGTGCAAGAGAATTACAATGGGAAGGTCAACGTCGTACTGATTTAATTCGCTTTGGTTTATTTACAGGCGGCACTTATTTATGGCCATATAAAGGCAATGTACCGGGAGGTACTGCAACAGACGAATATTTAAATATTTATCCATTACCAAATGCAGACATTGTTGCAAATCCGAATCTTGTACAAAATCCGGGATATTAATTTCGGGTAATTAAATTATCAATGTATATTTTTGAAAGGGCTTCAACATAGAAGCCCTTTTTTTATTTTTCTGACCCATCTCTTATCCTCCATCCAACAGTTTAATTACATATCATTTACCCATAGAAAGACGGCCCGGGGGTTCCGGGGGAAAAGGGGAATGGGGGGGGGGGGTTGGGGGGGGGCGGGAGGGGGGGGGCGCGGCGGCGCGGCCGGGGGGGGGAGGGAGAAAAAAAAAAACTGGGTTTTTTTTTTTTAAGAAAAAAAAAAAAAAAAAAAAAAAAAAAAAAAAAAAAAAAAAAAAAAAAAAAAAAAAAAAAAAAAAAAAAAAAAAAAAAAAAAAAAACAACCCAGAAGCAAGATGTTCATCGGCCTTACAGGGTTTCTGTAGAATTCAAACAAGTGAATTTTGTGCGGAGGCTTTTGTGGAAGCCATACAGAAGTGAAGCGCAGCACAACGGCTTGTATTGCGCTGAAGAAATTCACTTGCGTAGAATTCAAAGAAATACTGTAAGGCCTTGAATTTCTTTGGTTCTTTCTTGTTTCAAGACAAGAAAGAACGCACAATGATTTAATTCTATTTAAAAAAAAATCAATGCAAATAAATTCTTTAATAATCCTGATTCTAAATAAATAATTAAGTTGTGCAATGCATATAAAAGAAAAAGCTCCATAGTAATTAATCACGCAGAGCTTTTGATTTCCATAAATCTTTTTTATTTCATATCATTTACCCATAGAAGCAAGATGTTCATCGGCCTTACAGGGTTTCTGTAGAATTCAAACAAGTGAATTTTGTGCGGAGGCTTTTGTGGAAGCCATACAGAAGTGAAGCGCAGCACAACGGCTTGTATTGCGCTGAAGAAATTCACTTGAGTAGAATTCAAAGAAATACTGTACAGCCTTGAATTTCTTTGGTTCTTTCTTGTTTCAAGACAAGAAAGAACGCACAATGATTTAATTCTATTTAAAAAAAAATCAATGCAAATAAATTCTTTAATAATCCTGATTCTAAATAAATAATTAAGTTGTGCAATGCATATAAAAGAAAAAGCTCCATAGTAATTAATCACGCAGAGCTTTTGATTTCCATAAATCTTTTTTATTTCATATCATTTACCCATAGAAGCAAGATGTTCATCGGCCTTACAGGGTTTCTGTAGAATTCAAACAAGTGAATTTTGTGCGGAGGCTTTTGTGGAAGCCATACAGAAGTGAAGCGCAGCACAACGGCTTGTATTGCGCTGAAGAAATTCACTTGAGTAGAATTCAAAGAAATACTGTACAGCCTTGAATTTCTTTGGTTCTTTCTTGTTTCAAGACAAGAAAGATCGCACAATGTTTTTCTTTGAGAATCATATTGCAGTTAAAATTAACAAGCAGACATTGTTGCAAATCCGAATCTTGTACAAAATCCGGGATATTAATTTCGGGTAATTTAATTATCAATATATATTTTTGAAAGGGCTTCTTTGTTGAAGCCCTTTTTTAATTTTAATGATTATGAAAAAAATATTTTCACTGATAGTATTTCTGCAAATTATACTCTTTGTATTTTCACAACAAGTGCAACATGTTGCTCCACCAAACTGGTGGGTAGGAATGCATAATCCAAATTTGCAATTATTAATTCACGGTGAAAATATTACCGGCAGTGTAATCACAATTAATTACCCCGGTGTAGAATTATTATCTACTGAGTATGTTAAAAATCCGAATTACATTATTATAAATCTGTTGATTGACTCAACAGCAAAACCGGGTTTAGTTCCAATGGAATTTAATGCAAGTAAAAAATCATTTTCATTTTCCTATGAATTAAAAAAACGCACGCAAAGAAATTTTAATTATGGTTTGGATGGTGGTGATTTTATTTATCTATTAATGCCCGATCGTTTTGCAAATGGTGATACTACCAATGATAATTTTGAAACAATGCAGGAAAAAGACATTGATAGAAGTTCTGTATTGAAAAGACATGGTGGAGATTTGCAGGGAATTATAAATCATTTGGATTATATACAGTCACTTGGAGTTACAGCAATTTGGACAACACCAATGATTGAAAATGATCAACCATTATATAGTTATCATGGCTATGCAACAACAGATAATTATAACATTGATTCTCGCATTGGAACAAATGAATTATATAAAGAATATGTGAGTGCATGTCATAAACGCAATATAAAAGTGGTGATGGATATAGTGCATAATCATGTGGGCGATCAGCATTGGTTTATTCGCGATATGCCGATGGATGATTGGGTAAATGTTTGGCCGGAATTTACTAGAACAAACTATCGTACTTCTTCTCTGCATGATATGTATGCAAGTGAAGCAGATAAAAAATTAATGAGCGATGGTTGGTTTGATAAACAGATGCCCGACTTAAATCAACGCAATCCTTTTGTTGCAAATTATTTAATTCAAAATAATATCTGGTGGGTGGAATATGCGCAAGTGGATGCATTCAGATTAGATACTTATCCGTATTCTGATTTGCAGTTTTTAATTGATTGGAAAAAAGCAATTGATTTGGAATATCCGGGCTTCGGAGTGTTTGCGGAAGTATGGGTGGATGGTGTTGGTGTACAAGGATATTTTGCAGGAGATAATAATTTAACTACAGGTTATAATTCATTATTGCCGGGTGTAACTGATTTTACTTTGTATGAAGCCATGCATAAAGGATTGAATGAAAATTTTGGATGGACAGAAGGATTGCGCAGAATATATCATATCCTTTCGCAGGATTATTTATATGGTAGTGCATATTACAATGTATTATTTCTTAGTAATCATGATGTAAGCCGAATTTATTCCATGGTGGGAAAGAGTCTTGCGAAAACAAAAATGGCTGCTGCATTTTTTATGACCACCAGGGGCATTCCGCAATGGTATTATGGCGATGAAATTTTATTTGAAGGATATGCAAATCCATTAGATGCATTGCGTCCTGATTTCCCCGGAGGATGGTCTGGAGATACCATTAATAAATTTGATAAGAAAAATATTTTGGGAGAAGAGAAAGAATATTTTGAATTTATTCAAACACTTGCCAATTGGCGAAAAGATAATCCTGTTTTTGCAGACGGCAAGCTGATGCAATACATTCCTGAAGATGGTATCTATGTATATTTTCGATATACTGATGATGCTTGTGTGATGGTAATTTTAAATTCTAATGAGAAAGAAGGAATAGTGAATACAAAAAGATTCTATGAACGATTGCATACTTATACAAAAGGTAAAAACGTTATTAGCGGCGAAACACTTTCTGATTTGAAAACCATTACAATTCCAAAACAAAGTGCATTAGTAATTGAGTTGATACATTAATTATGATAAAAAATATTGTCTGCATTTTTCTTTTAATTGTTTCAATTACTTCTTGTAGTTATCTGCCTGATTTACCACAAATTGATGGCGTAAGAATAACAGAAGAACGGGAATATATTTTAATAGAATCTGAAACAGGAATTCCCGGAAATACCGGATTATTATTTTATCCCGGTGGGCTTGTAGATCCACATGCGTATATTTCATTAATGGCGCAGTTTGCAAAAAGTGGTAACGGACATACAGTTGCCATTGTAAAGGAACCTGCAAATCTTGCGGTATTAAATGCAGATAAAGGCATGCAGGTAATTAAAGATATTTCTTATGTGGATGATTGGGTTATTGCAGGACATTCGCTTGGAGGTTCTATAGCTTGCACAACAATAGCAAAAGAAAAAAATACTTTTAAAGGATTAATATTATTAGCTGCATATCCGGGAGACAACACAAATATTTCTTCACTGTTTATTCCTGTACTTTCTATGTATGGAAGTCTTGATGGTTTGGTTTCTCAAAGTG encodes:
- a CDS encoding RagB/SusD family nutrient uptake outer membrane protein, which codes for MKNKLFYIIAFVSIVSFSLTACFNKLDLSPEYGLNTTAVYEDPDLYIHVLAKLYAGLAVSGNQGPAGDPDIIGIDEGFSAYIRVLWNLQELPTDEVICAWNDVGIPELNTSTWNSSSSFVQAMYYRIFYQIPLCNEFIREASDANMSDRGFTDAQQSTIRTYRAEARFLRALSYYHAMDLFANVPFVTEEDAVGAFFPPQIKRVDLFDYIESELLAIESSMVNANANEYGRADKAAVWTLLAKIYLNSEVYNGTDRYADCAIYCQKVIDAGYSLEPEYKHLFYADNHMSNEVIFPVTFDGLNTQTYGGTSFLVHASIGGSMPVSEFGVNSGWGGNRATSAFVNQFPDIDDTRNMFYTDGQTLEIEDVAQFTQGFAVAKWRNITQGGEAGSDPVGDFVDIDFPMFRLADVYLMYAEAAVRGGADMGLGITYFNNVRERAYGDASHNVVSIDLDKIINERARELQWEGQRRTDLIRFGLFTGGTYLWPYKGNVPGGTATDEYLNIYPLPNADIVANPNLVQNPGY
- a CDS encoding glycoside hydrolase family 13 protein, with protein sequence MKKIFSLIVFLQIILFVFSQQVQHVAPPNWWVGMHNPNLQLLIHGENITGSVITINYPGVELLSTEYVKNPNYIIINLLIDSTAKPGLVPMEFNASKKSFSFSYELKKRTQRNFNYGLDGGDFIYLLMPDRFANGDTTNDNFETMQEKDIDRSSVLKRHGGDLQGIINHLDYIQSLGVTAIWTTPMIENDQPLYSYHGYATTDNYNIDSRIGTNELYKEYVSACHKRNIKVVMDIVHNHVGDQHWFIRDMPMDDWVNVWPEFTRTNYRTSSLHDMYASEADKKLMSDGWFDKQMPDLNQRNPFVANYLIQNNIWWVEYAQVDAFRLDTYPYSDLQFLIDWKKAIDLEYPGFGVFAEVWVDGVGVQGYFAGDNNLTTGYNSLLPGVTDFTLYEAMHKGLNENFGWTEGLRRIYHILSQDYLYGSAYYNVLFLSNHDVSRIYSMVGKSLAKTKMAAAFFMTTRGIPQWYYGDEILFEGYANPLDALRPDFPGGWSGDTINKFDKKNILGEEKEYFEFIQTLANWRKDNPVFADGKLMQYIPEDGIYVYFRYTDDACVMVILNSNEKEGIVNTKRFYERLHTYTKGKNVISGETLSDLKTITIPKQSALVIELIH
- a CDS encoding alpha/beta hydrolase — translated: MIKNIVCIFLLIVSITSCSYLPDLPQIDGVRITEEREYILIESETGIPGNTGLLFYPGGLVDPHAYISLMAQFAKSGNGHTVAIVKEPANLAVLNADKGMQVIKDISYVDDWVIAGHSLGGSIACTTIAKEKNTFKGLILLAAYPGDNTNISSLFIPVLSMYGSLDGLVSQSDIDNASDLLPTGITITNADSMLMYPGATYYHKIDGGIHAFFGDYGEQNGDGNATITREQQQAETILFIEKFFEVNNLN